A region from the Musa acuminata AAA Group cultivar baxijiao chromosome BXJ1-10, Cavendish_Baxijiao_AAA, whole genome shotgun sequence genome encodes:
- the LOC135585755 gene encoding zinc finger CCCH domain-containing protein 46-like — translation MNRRKELCRNFQRGSCQYGDRCKFLHVTQQQSKPNPFGFGTGTLHFPNATQQQKPNPFGFGVQNNTQSQNNTHLKASSNFGAQHQNPAKPFENKWTRSSSLTPTNTNSLQHTEAQPQAPAHKCTDPESCKRQIVEDYKNEAPLWKLTCYGHRKNGPCDIVGDISFEELRAAAYEDARQGLSLQSIVERERNLYLSKLNEFDNLLKNSYGSQNPSFPQMSQSPMSMNNTSSANVQSNAAPSFSSFSQLTTNLGLNSRTNPPGTLNGTGFVQPSLFQNASQNSVSFGVKFGAPGGFGQQPTQPSGNTPSPSLSTFNIGVKSPGSPFPLASQQFGGMNNQQPNLLTGFNVSSVTVEQASITDGQQEGSPDDSIWLKEEWKIGEIPERPPPERFC, via the exons ATGAATCGAAGGAAGGAACTCTGTAGGAATTTCCAGCGCGGCAG CTGCCAATATGGTGATCGCTGCAAATTTCTCCATGTTACTCAGCAACAGTCAAAGCCCAATCCTTTTGGATTTGGCACTGGTACCCTACATTTTCCGAATGCAACTCAGCAACAAAAGCCTAATCCTTTCGGATTTGGGGTACAAAACAATACACAATCACAAAACAATACACATTTGAAAGCTTCATCAAATTTTGGTGCTCAACACCAGAATCCAGCCAAG CCATTTGAAAACAAGTGGACAAGATCATCTTCTTTGACACCAACAAATACAAATTCCTTGCAACATACTGAGGCTCAACCCCAAGCACCTGCTCACAA GTGCACAGATCCTGAGTCATGCAAAAGGCAAATTGTTGAAGATTATAAAAATGAAGCACCTCTTTGGAAGCTTACTTGCTATGGACACCGCAAGAA TGGTCCTTGTGACATTGTTGGTGATATCAGTTTTGAGGAACTCAGAGCAGCAGCCTATGAAGATGCAAGACAAGGATTAAGCCTTCAGTCAATT gttgagagagagaggaacttATACCTTTCAAAGTTGAATGAATTTGATAATTTACTCAAAAATTCATATGGATCACAAAATCCAAGTTTTCCTCAGATGAGTCAGTCTCCTATGTCCATGAACAAtacatcatctgcaaatgttcaaAGTAATGCTGCACCCTCGTTTTCAAGTTTTAGTCAACTTACAACTAATCTTGGGCTCAACAGCAG GACCAATCCTCCAGGAACTCTGAATGGTACTGGTTTTGTACAACCTAGCCTGTTTCAGAACGCCAGCCAAAATTCTGTCAGTTTTGGTGTGAAGTTTGGGGCTCCAG GAGGATTTGGCCAGCAACCAACCCAACCATCTGGAAACACTCCAAGTCCAAGCCTCTCCACATTTAACATTGGTGTAAAGTCTCCTGGGTCACCATTTCCACTGGCCTCCCAGCAATTTGGTGGCATGAACAATCAACAGCCAAACCTTCTTACTGGGTTTAATGTTTCTTCAGTTACTGTTGAACAAGCATCAATCAC GGATGGGCAACAAGAGGGTAGTCCAGATGACAGTATTTGGTTAAAGGAAGAATGGAAGATAGGAGAG ATTCCCGAAAGACCACCACCAGAAAGATTCTGTTGA